A single window of Marinobacter sp. LA51 DNA harbors:
- a CDS encoding response regulator transcription factor, producing the protein MRLLIVEDDPLIADSLHQGLAPLGNTVEVFTSLKEARAALAHNQFDLVVLDLGLPDGSGLSLLEEIRERRDTTPIMILTARDGVAERVKGLDLGADDYLTKPFSLPELQARVRALLRRSQQRIDNHLRFGPLCFDPASGHATLFGEHLDLPPRELGLIEGLLLYAGRIAPREHLINRLFGFGEAGPNALEVYVSRLRKRLQGSGVRIRTLRGLGYRLEDDPE; encoded by the coding sequence ATGCGTCTGCTGATCGTTGAAGATGACCCGTTAATTGCCGACTCTCTGCATCAGGGCCTGGCACCCCTGGGCAACACGGTGGAGGTATTCACCAGCCTTAAGGAGGCGCGCGCTGCACTGGCGCACAACCAGTTCGACCTGGTGGTACTGGACCTGGGTCTGCCGGATGGCAGTGGGCTTTCGTTACTGGAGGAAATTCGCGAGCGACGCGATACCACACCGATCATGATCCTGACGGCCCGCGACGGCGTAGCAGAGCGGGTTAAAGGCTTGGACCTGGGTGCCGACGATTACCTGACCAAACCATTTTCCCTACCGGAACTCCAGGCCCGGGTGCGGGCCTTGCTTCGCCGGAGCCAGCAGCGCATCGACAATCATCTCCGCTTTGGCCCCCTGTGCTTTGATCCCGCCTCCGGCCACGCCACTTTGTTCGGTGAGCATCTGGACCTACCGCCCCGGGAGCTGGGATTGATAGAGGGTTTGCTCCTGTACGCAGGGCGTATTGCCCCGCGTGAGCACCTGATTAACCGGCTGTTCGGCTTTGGTGAGGCCGGCCCCAATGCCTTAGAGGTCTACGTCAGCCGACTGCGCAAACGCTTGCAAGGCAGCGGCGTGCGCATCCGCACTCTGCGCGGCCTGGGATATCGCCTCGAGGATGATCCGGAGTGA
- a CDS encoding Bug family tripartite tricarboxylate transporter substrate binding protein — MKFNTAFLRRSAAAVMGAALMTGSVQAFAKPTECIAPAKPGGGYDLTCRLAANALQETGLIDQPMMVSYMPGGIGAVAYNHVNGVRKDDPNLIVAASTGAAVNLALGKFGQYDADEVRWLGALGVDYGAIVVKADAPWQNLKELAQDLKTQPGKIVFGAGGTVGSQDWMKAALTAKAADVSPRDLRYVAFEGGGESLAALLGEHIHVFTGDLSELRPHLDSGKVRVLAALAEERVGGPYADIPTAEEQGYDVQWPIWRGYYMGPNVSDEAYNAWVARLEELAGTEKFAEMRDARGLFPMERYGDNFDTYVKEMVVQFKELAKEVGLTQ, encoded by the coding sequence ATGAAATTCAACACCGCATTCCTTCGCCGGTCTGCAGCCGCTGTTATGGGCGCTGCCTTGATGACCGGATCCGTTCAGGCCTTCGCCAAACCCACCGAATGTATCGCACCTGCCAAACCAGGCGGTGGTTATGACCTCACGTGCCGTCTTGCCGCCAATGCCCTGCAGGAAACAGGGTTGATCGACCAGCCCATGATGGTCAGCTACATGCCTGGCGGTATCGGAGCCGTCGCCTACAACCACGTCAACGGTGTTCGTAAGGACGACCCCAACCTCATCGTTGCCGCCAGTACCGGCGCTGCCGTTAATCTGGCACTGGGCAAATTTGGCCAGTATGACGCCGACGAAGTGCGCTGGTTGGGTGCCCTGGGTGTGGATTATGGCGCCATCGTGGTGAAAGCTGATGCCCCCTGGCAGAACCTGAAAGAGCTGGCCCAGGATCTGAAGACACAGCCTGGCAAGATCGTCTTTGGTGCCGGTGGTACTGTTGGCAGTCAGGACTGGATGAAGGCAGCGCTTACCGCCAAGGCAGCCGATGTTTCACCCCGGGATTTGCGCTATGTGGCCTTTGAAGGTGGCGGTGAATCTCTGGCGGCACTTCTGGGCGAGCACATCCATGTGTTCACCGGCGACCTCTCTGAACTTCGCCCACACCTGGATTCCGGCAAAGTGCGCGTGCTGGCTGCGTTGGCCGAAGAACGTGTGGGTGGCCCTTACGCCGATATTCCTACCGCGGAAGAGCAGGGTTACGACGTGCAATGGCCGATCTGGCGTGGTTACTACATGGGGCCGAACGTGAGTGATGAGGCATACAACGCCTGGGTGGCGCGACTGGAAGAATTGGCGGGTACCGAGAAGTTTGCCGAGATGCGTGACGCGCGTGGCCTGTTTCCCATGGAGCGCTATGGCGACAACTTCGACACATACGTGAAAGAGATGGTTGTCCAGTTCAAGGAATTGGCTAAAGAAGTTGGGCTGACACAATGA
- a CDS encoding tripartite tricarboxylate transporter permease: MFDFLIQGFDVALSPMNLGLAFLGALLGTLFGALPGIGPINGIAILMPLAYTLGLPAESALILLAGVYTGAEYGGRMSSILLNVPGDAGAVMTTLDGHPLAKKGLAGPALGLSAVSSFVGATIAIIGLTLFAPLLAEVAVMFGPAEFFALMVFAFASMSVMMGNDPIKTGIGAVLGVLIAMVGVDSGTGVMRFTFGMAELYDGIDFVVMIIGLFAISEILLMLEHAHGKNANQEIPPLGRVMVSAKELLYCKWAMLRSGVIGFIVGVLPGTGASVAGAVTYTTEKRLSDKHNTFGTGDMRGLAAPEAGNNASAAGSFVPMLTLGIPGSGTTAVLLGALMLYNITPGPMLFTERPEVAGGLIASLYIGNLVLLALNLPLAGLFAKTLTMPRWVLVPGIAILAFVGVYQLHSDLMAIYLMLIIGVFGYALRKLGFSLAPVILGYVLGGLMEDNLRRALSISGGEVGILWNSAISVGLWIAAVMLLVLPWMLSRAFSRKSPVTA, encoded by the coding sequence ATGTTCGATTTTCTGATTCAAGGTTTTGACGTTGCCCTCAGCCCCATGAATCTGGGGCTGGCTTTTCTTGGGGCACTACTTGGTACGTTGTTTGGCGCGCTGCCAGGCATCGGCCCTATCAATGGCATTGCCATTCTGATGCCGCTGGCCTACACCCTCGGGTTGCCTGCGGAGTCCGCGCTGATCCTGCTGGCGGGTGTTTACACGGGGGCAGAATATGGCGGACGTATGTCCAGCATTCTGCTAAATGTGCCGGGCGACGCCGGCGCGGTGATGACTACCCTTGATGGCCATCCGTTGGCCAAGAAGGGACTGGCTGGGCCGGCGTTGGGACTCTCTGCGGTCAGTTCGTTCGTGGGCGCAACCATTGCCATCATTGGCCTGACGTTGTTCGCACCGCTGCTGGCGGAAGTGGCCGTAATGTTTGGCCCGGCCGAGTTCTTCGCACTCATGGTTTTTGCCTTTGCATCCATGTCGGTGATGATGGGTAACGACCCGATCAAAACCGGCATTGGAGCCGTGCTCGGTGTGCTGATTGCCATGGTCGGCGTCGACTCCGGTACTGGGGTGATGCGGTTCACCTTCGGCATGGCTGAGCTGTACGACGGCATCGACTTTGTGGTGATGATCATCGGCCTGTTCGCTATCAGCGAGATCCTGCTGATGCTGGAGCATGCCCACGGCAAGAACGCGAACCAGGAAATACCGCCACTGGGCCGTGTGATGGTCAGCGCCAAAGAATTGCTTTACTGCAAGTGGGCGATGCTGCGCAGCGGTGTGATCGGTTTCATCGTGGGTGTGTTGCCAGGCACAGGGGCCTCTGTAGCAGGTGCCGTCACGTACACCACTGAGAAGCGTCTGTCCGATAAGCACAACACCTTCGGTACCGGCGATATGCGCGGCCTGGCCGCCCCCGAGGCAGGTAATAATGCCTCCGCTGCTGGCTCTTTTGTACCGATGCTGACGCTCGGCATTCCGGGCTCAGGAACCACTGCGGTTCTGCTTGGCGCGCTCATGCTCTACAACATCACGCCCGGCCCCATGCTGTTTACCGAGCGCCCTGAAGTGGCCGGTGGCCTGATTGCCTCACTCTATATCGGCAACCTGGTGCTGTTGGCGCTCAACCTTCCGCTTGCGGGCCTGTTTGCCAAGACCCTCACCATGCCACGCTGGGTACTGGTGCCGGGAATTGCGATTCTGGCGTTTGTTGGTGTGTATCAGCTGCATTCCGATCTGATGGCCATTTACCTGATGCTGATCATTGGTGTTTTCGGTTATGCCTTGCGCAAACTCGGCTTCTCACTGGCGCCCGTGATTCTGGGGTACGTGCTGGGCGGACTGATGGAAGATAATCTGCGCCGGGCGCTTTCCATCAGCGGCGGGGAAGTTGGCATTCTGTGGAATTCAGCGATCTCTGTTGGCTTGTGGATTGCCGCCGTGATGCTGTTGGTGTTGCCATGGATGCTGTCTCGGGCATTTTCCCGCAAGTCGCCGGTAACGGCATGA
- a CDS encoding tripartite tricarboxylate transporter TctB family protein, which yields MRIAADRILGLALIGLAAFAAFNASQFQVNFSYEPVGPKAFPILLSAILATLSLVLVFRPGENGDWPDKRVTLKLLAVLGVLLVYALLFTRLGYVVMTFLTVLSLARLFEASWKKAVIAGVLMTLGSYYLFTLGLGIALPGGHWLPDFN from the coding sequence ATGAGAATTGCCGCCGACCGTATTCTGGGGCTTGCCTTGATCGGTTTGGCGGCATTCGCCGCCTTTAATGCCTCACAGTTTCAGGTGAACTTCAGCTACGAGCCCGTTGGGCCGAAAGCATTCCCTATCCTGCTATCGGCCATTCTGGCCACCTTGTCACTGGTGCTGGTGTTCCGGCCCGGCGAGAACGGTGACTGGCCCGACAAGCGAGTAACCCTGAAGCTGTTAGCCGTTCTGGGAGTGCTCCTGGTTTATGCCTTGCTGTTTACCCGTCTGGGCTATGTCGTCATGACCTTCCTGACCGTGCTGTCCCTGGCCCGCCTTTTTGAGGCCTCCTGGAAAAAAGCCGTGATCGCTGGAGTGCTGATGACCCTGGGGAGCTATTACCTGTTTACCCTCGGGTTGGGTATTGCTTTGCCAGGCGGCCACTGGCTGCCCGACTTCAACTGA